CCGTCGGCGCCCGCACCGCGCAGCGCCTTCACACCGACCGTGCCGTTCGTCACCTCGTCCTCGCCAAGGATCACGGCATAAGCGGCGCCGCTCGCGTCCGCGCGCTTCATCTGCGACTTGAAACTCGCGGTCGCGCCGTCCGCGCTGCAGTGGAAGATCACGTCGAGACCGGTATCGCGCAGACGTTCGCCGATGATGAACGCCTGCTCGCGCGCCGCGTCGCCCTGGTGGACGATGTAGACGTCGACGCCGTCCTGCTCCGGCACGAGTTGCTCTTCCTTCAGCAGTTCGAGAATCCGCTCGATGCCCATCGCCCACCCGCAGGCCGCCGTCGGCTTGCCGCCGAGCTGCTCGATCAGCGGATCGTAACGGCCGCCGGCCGCCACGGTGCCCTGCGCGCCGAGCTTGTCGGTCACCCATTCGAACACGGTCAGATTGTAGTAATCGAGGCCGCGCACGAGCCGCGGATTGATCGTGAACGGCACGTTGTTGGCCTTCAGCAGGCGCTGCAGGCCCTCGAAGTGCGCACGCGACGTCTCGCCGAGGAAATCGATCAGCTTCGGCGCGTTCTGGGCGATCTCCTGCAGCGCCGGGTTCTTGGTGTCGAGCACGCGCAACGGATTCGTATACAGGCGACGCTTCGCGTCCTCGTCGAGCTGGTCGGCGAACTGCTCGAGATACTTGATCAGCTCGACGCGGTGCGCGGCGCGCTCCTCGGCGAGGCCGAGCGAGTTGATCTCGAGCTTGATGCCGGTCAGGCCGAGGTCGTCCCACAGCCGCTGGCACATCATGATGATTTCCGCGTCCGTGTCGGGGCCGGCGAAACCGAGCGCCTCGACGCCGACCTGGTGGAACTGGCGATAGCGGCCGCGCTGCGGACGCTCATGACGGAACATCGGGCCGATGTACCACAGCCGCTTCGGGCCGTCGTACAGCAGGTTGTGCTCGATCGAGGCCCGCACCACGGCCGCGGTGTTCTCCGGGCGCATCGTCAGGTTCTCGCCGTTCAGCGAGTCGGTGAAGCTGTACATCTCCTTCTCGACGATGTCGGTCACTTCACCGATGCCGCGTGTAAACAACTGCGTATGCTCGACGATCGGCGTACGGATGTTCTGGTAACCGTAGGCGCGCAGCAGCGACTTGGCGGTCGCCTCGAAGAATTCCCACAGTGCGGCATCCTGCGGGAGGATGTCGTTCATGCCCTTCACGCCTGTCAGCTTTTCGAGCTTTCGCTTGGTTTCGGTCATCGGATTTCGGTTGATTTATTGCTCGGCCGTTGCCTGGCCGTAGTTACGGGCGACGTAGTCGCTCACGATCTGCTGGAATTCCTCGGCGATGCGTTCGCCGCGCAGCGTCCTGACCTTTTCGCCGTCGATGAAGACCGGCGCGGCCGGGTTTTCACCCGAGCCCGGCAGGCTGATGCCGATGTTCGCGTGCTTCGACTCTCCCGGGCCGTTGACGATACAGCCCATCACGGCGACGTTCATCTTCTCGACGCCGGGGTAAGTCTTGCGCCATTGCGGCATCTGCTCGCGCAGATAGGTCTGGATCTGCATCGCGAGCTCCTGGAACAGCGTGCTCGTCGTCCGGCCGCAGCCCGGGCAGGCGATCACCATCGGCGCGAACGAGCGCAAACCCATCGTCTGCAGGATTTCCTGGCCGACCACGACCTCGCCGGTGCGCGGCGCGCCCGGCTCCGGCGTCAGCGAGATGCGGATCGTGTCGCCGATGCCTTCCTGCAGCAGCACGCCGAGCGCCGCCGTCGAGGCGACGATGCCCTTCGAGCCCATGCCCGCCTCGGTCAGGCCGAGGTGCAGCGCGAACCCGCAGCGGCGTGCCAGCTCGCGGTAGACGGCGATCAGGTCCTGCACGCCGCTGACCTTGCACGACAGGATGATGCGGTCGCGCCCGAGGCCGACCTCCACCGCGCGCTCGGCCGAGCCGATCGCCGACTGGATCAGCGCCTCGTACATCACGCTCTGCGCTTCCCACGGCGTGCTGCGCGCGGCGTTCTCGTCCATCATGCGCGCCAGCAGATCCTGGTCGAGACTGCCCCAGTTCACGCCGATCCGAACCGGCTTGTCGTACTTCGCGGCCAGTTCGATCATCTGCGCGAACTGCGTGTCGCGCTTCGCGCCCTGGCCGACGTTGCCCGGATTGATCCGGTACTTCGACAGCGATTCCGCGCACGCGGGGTAGTCGCGCAGCAGCAGATGGCCGTTGTAATGGAAGTCGCCGACGAGCGGCACCGCGACACCCATCCGGTCGAGCTGCTCGCGGATCGCGGGAACCGCTGCGGCTGCCTCCGGAGTATTAACCGTAATACGCACCAATTCGGAGCCCGCGTTCGCCAAATCCTTGATCTGGATCGCGGTGCCGATCGCATCGGCGGTGTCAGTATTCGTCATCGACTGCACGCGCACGGGCGCGTCGCCGCCGATCGTCACCAGGTTCCCGCCCCACCGGACATCCACCGCGTGCGAACGGCGGCGCGGCAGGGAGCCGCCGAACACCGGTTCGGTTGAACAAATCTGACTGCTGCGTGGGGATTGAGCTTCGGATTGCATCGTTGGATCCATTTGCGCCGGAAGCGCCGCCCGCGGGCGGCACACGAATTGAAAAAGCGCCGTGCCCGGTCAGCCACGGCGCTTGCCGTCAGGGCAGCGCGAAGCGCGCGACGTTACCCCGACCTGCCGAATATTTTGCCGGATCCACGGTTTTTCCGTCGAACGTGACCGAATCGAGCCCGGCCCGATTGCCGATCGTCACGCGCAACGGCGTCTCGCCCGTGATCTGGCGCGTCTCGCCCGCCTTCACGAGCGCCGACACGAGTTCCTTGCCGCTCTTGTCGCGCACGCTGACCCAGCAGTCCGACTTGACCGTGATGCCGAGCACCGACTGGCCGGCGGCCGCGACCACGCTCGCGCCATCAGCCGACGAGGCCGCAGCCGGCGCGGTGACGCTCGCCGGCGCTGCCGGTGCCGTGGGGACGACCGATGCCGGCTGGGCCGGCGCCGCAGCTGCCGCCGGCGCCGCACCGACCTCGCTCGTGGCCGCGTCGGAGGCGACGTTGCCCGTCACGGTCGACCCGCCGACCGCGATCGCCGCACTATCGGAGGCGGCGGCCGAATCAGCGCTTGAGGCCGGCTGCGAAGCCGACCCCGCCATGCCGGCGTTCGACTTGAATTTCGCGAGCCAGTTCGCCGAATCGCCACCCGAATGCCACATGGCGACCGCGATCACCGCCACCACCACGGCCAGCACGCCCCACAGCCACGAGCGGCGGTGCGTCGGCGCGCCGAGCGGGATCGACACGCGGCCGCGCGGCAGGTCGGTGCCGGACGAGGCCGGCATCGACAGATCGACCTCGTGAACGCCTTTCTCGCGCCGCAGCGCCTGCGCGAACGGCTCCGGATCGACGCCGAGCATCTTCGCGTAGCTGCGCACCACGCCGACCGCGAACGTCGAGCCCGGCATCTGGCTGATGTCGCCGGTTTCCAGCGCTCGCAGTTTCGGCGCCGCCACCTTCAGGCGCGCCGACACGTCGGCCACCGACCACCCCTTCGCTTCCCGAAGCTGCGCGAGGCGCGCGCCCACGGCCACCAACGACTCCAACCCCGCCGATGCCGGCTTTTGCTCGGCATTCGTCTCTGCGCCTCTTGGCGGTTGCGGCTCGCTCATCCTAATCCTCGCGTCGATTCTTCTTCACTTGTGCAACGGCGCCGGAACAGGGCCCGGCGCCGCAGCGCAACCGTTAAACAGGGACGGCCCGACCCGCCCCGGATCGCTTGTCGCGTCTACCCGCCACAAGCCCGGACCTCCCCGTCAGACGGCCCGGACTTCGATGATTTTCCCGCTTCCCGTCCGCTGCTGGAGGCGCGTGCGGTCCTTCACGGCGCCCGCGAGCTGACCGCAGGCAGCATCGATGTCGTCGCCGCGCGTCTTGCGCACGGTCGTCACGACACCCGCCTCGATCAGGATCTGCGAGAACTGCTTGATGCGCTCGTTCTTCGAGCGCAGCAGCCCAGATTCAGGGAACGGATTGAACGGGATCAAATTGAATTTGCACGGCACGTCGCGCGTCACCGCGAGCAGCTCGCGCGCATGCTCGTCGGTGTCGTTGACACCGTCGAGCATGCAGTATTCGAATGTAATGAAATCCCGCGGCGCGACGGTCAGATAGCGCTGGCACGCGGCCATCAGCTCCCGCAGCGGGTACTTCTTGTTGAGCGGCACGAGCATGTCACGCAACGTATCGTTCGGTGCGTGCAGAGACACCGCCAGCGCAACCGGCAGCTCCGCGCCGAGGCGGTCCATCATCGGCACGACGCCGGAGGTCGACAGCGTCACGCGGCGCCGCGACAGCCCGTAGGCGTTGTCGTCGAGCATCAACCGCATGGCCGGCACCACCGCGCTGTAATTGAGGAGCGGCTCGCCCATGCCCATCATCACGACGTTCGTGACGACGCGCTCGGCCTTGCCGTTCGGCCCGGGCGCGCGCCCGAGCGATTCGCGCAAAGCGAATTCGGCCATCCGCAACTGTCCGATGATTTCAGCCGTGGACAGATTGCGCGAGAAGCCCTGCTTGCCGGTCGAACAGAATCGGCAGTTGACCGCGCATCCGGCCTGCGACGACACGCACAGCGTGCCGCGCGCCTCTTCCGGAATGAAGACGGTCTCGACCGCGTTGCCGTTGCCGACGTCGATCAGCCACTTGCGCGTGCCGTCCGACGAGACATGGTCGCTCGCGATCTCGGGCATGCCGATCACGGCACGCCCTTTCAACTTTTCCCGCAACGACTTGGCGAGATCGGTCATGCCGTCGAAATCGGCGGCATTGTATTGGTGGATCCAGCGCTGCAACTGCTTGGCGCGAAACGGCTTCTCGCCGAGGCTGCCGCAATACGCGACGAGGCCTTCGGCGTCGAAGTCGAGGAGATTGACGGTGGTATCGCTCGTCATGGTGCCCTGCCTTGCCGCACGCGCCGGACCCGCTACCCGCTTAGCGCGAGTAGACGTTCAGGCCGGCGAAGAAGAAACCGATTTCGACGGCTGCCGTTTCCGGCGCGTCCGAACCGTGAACCGCGTTGGCATCGATGCTGTCAGCGAAGTCGGCGCGAATCGTGCCGGCTTCCGCCTTCTTCGGATCCGTCGCGCCCATCAGGTCGCGGTTCTTCAGGATCGCGTTCTCGCCTTCCAGAACCTGGATCATCACCGGACCCGAGATCATGAAGTCGACCAGATCCTTGAAGAACGGACGCGCCGCGTGAACCGCGTAGAACTGCTCCGCTTCACCGCGCGACAGGTGCGCCATACGAGCCGCGACGACCTTCAGGCCAGCGCCTTCGAAACGGCTGTAGATCTGACCGATCACGTTCTTTGCCACTGCATCCGGCTTGATGATCGACAGGGTGCGCTCGATTGCCATAAAAACTCCAAGAAATTAACAAGTTACGTTTTCAAATGAATCCGCTATTGTAACACGTTCCCGTGTATCATTGCGATTGAACCCTTACATCTCAGAAAGGTGGAAACCGAGTATGCTGATGATTGCGCGTCGTGCCTGCATCGGCCCGTCGATCGATTGTCGAGCCCTCTTGAAACCTTGGGGCGGCAAACCGATCTGATGCAGTGCGGCGTCCGGATTGCTGCAGCGCATCGCGATGCGTCCGGTTTCCGATCGCTGTCACGTTCCATGTTAGGAGAAACCATGAACGACTATCCGTACAACTTCGGCCGCGGCGGCACGCTGACGGCCGAAACCCGCAACCGCGTGCTGCGGAACACCTACTGGCTGCTCGCGCTCTCGATGATCCCGACCGTGCTCGGCGCGTGGGTCGGGGTCGCGACCGGTTTCTCTCTGTTCGCGGCGACGAGCCCGATGATGAGCCTGCTCGCGTTCTTCGCGATCGCGTTCGGCTTCATGTTCGCAATCGAGCGCACCAAGAACAGCAGCGCCGGCGTGTTCGTGCTGCTCGGCTTCACGTTCTTCATGGGCCTGATGCTGTCGCGGCTGCTGAGCTTCATCCTCGGCTTCTCGAACGGCCCGTCGCTGATCATGCTCGCGTTCGGTGGCACCGGCGTGATCTTCGCGGCGATGGCCACCATCGCCACGGTCAGCAAGCGCGATTTCTCGGGCCTCGGCAAATGGCTGTTCGTCGGCGTGATCGTGCTGCTGCTGGCGATGGTCGCGAACATGTTCCTGCACCTGCCGGCGCTGATGCTGACGGTGTCGGTGCTCGCCATCGTGATCTTCTCGGCCTACATGCTGTTCGACGTGCAGCGCGTCGTGAACGGCGGCGAGACGAACTACATCACCGCCACGCTCGCGATCTATCTCGACCTGTACAACGTGTTCACGAACCTGCTGGCGCTGCTCGGCATCTTCGGCGGCAACCGCAACTGAACGCGAGAGTCCGGGCAGCGGTATCGTTCGGACTCGCCACGAAAAACCGGCCCGATCATCGGGCCGGTTTTTTTATGCGCGGTCGATGCCGCACCGGCGCGTCGCGGCCCGGCAGCTCAAACGCGCTCGAACACCGCGATCGATTCGACGTGCGACGTATTCGGGAACATGTTCACCACGCCCGCGCCGCGCAGCCGGTAGCCGGCCTCATGGACCAGCAGGCCCGCGTCACGCGCGAGCGTGGCCGGATTGCACGAGACGTAGACGATACGCTTCGGCAGCGGGCCGTCGCCGCTCTGCGCGATCTCCGCGAGCGCCTTCGACACCGCGAGCGCGCCTTCGCGCGGCGGATCGACGAGGAACCTGTCGAACGCGCCGAGCGCGCGCAGGTCATCGGCCGTGACCTCGAACAGGTTGCGGCAGGCGAACGAGGTATGCGCGTCGACGCCGTTTTCCTTCGCGTTCTCGAGCGCGCGCGTGGTCAGCGCCTCGCTGCCCTCGATGCCGACCACCTCGCGCGACAGCCGCGCGAGCGGCAGCGTGAAGTTACCGATCCCGCAGAACAGGTCGAGCACGCGGTCGCCGCGCTGCGGCGCGAGCAGGCGCAGCGCGCGGCCCACCAGCACGCGGTTGATCTGGTGATTGACCTGGGTGAAGTCGGTCGGCTTGAACGGCATGCGGATATTGAATTCCGGCAGCGTGTAGTCGAGCGACTGGTCGAGCGGATAGAACGGGAAAACCGAATCCGGCCCCTTCGGCTGCAGCCAGAACTGCACCTGATGCGCATCGGCGAACGCGCGCAGCAGCGCTTCGTCGGCGGCGTTGATCGGTTCGAGCACGCGCAGCACGAGCGCCGTCACGCTCGCGCCGACCGCCAGCTCGATCTGCGGCATCCGATCCCGGATCGACAGCCCCTCGACAAGCCCACGCAGCGGCACGAGCATGGCAGAAACATGCGGCGGCAGCACCTCGCAGCTCGTCATGTCGGCCACGTAACTGCTCTTCTTCTCATGGAACCCCACCAGCACGCCGCCCTTCTTCGCGACGTTGCGCACGGTCAGCCGCGCGCGGTAGCGGTAGCCCCAGGCCGGGCCGTGGATCGGCGAGAACATCGTTTCCGCGCGCAGCTTCGACAAATGCCATAGATTGTCCTCGAGCACGCGCTGCTTGATCGCCACCTGGGCGCGCACGTCGAGATGCTGCATCGAGCAGCCGCCGCAAGTGCCGAAGAATTCGCACTTCGGCTGCGCGCGCATCACGCTCGGGCGCAGGATGTCGACCACGGTAGCCTGCTCGTAGCTGGGCTTGCGGCGATAGCTCGAATAGGTGACGCGCTCGCCCGGCAGCGCGCCCTCGACGAAGATCACCTTGCCAGACTCGCCGTCCTCGTTCACGAGGCGGCCGACGCCGCGTGCATCCATGTCGAGCGATTCGATCTCGATGGGCGCACTGACGTGCGCGACGGGCGCGTTGCGGGATTTGCGCGCGGGAGTGGGGACGGCTTCGGACACCAGCTTTTCCTGACGATCGTTTGGGGGAAGGCGAGATTGTAGACGAATGGACGTTCGTCATCGGAGATTGATATGCGCTTGATCGACTGGAACATTCAATGGGGTCGGGACGCGAGCGGTCGGGTCGACCTGTCGCGCACGGTCGCCGAGGCGCGCGCCCTCGCCGATTTCGACGTGTTCTGCGTGCAGGAACTCACGCGCGGCTTCGAAGCGCTGCCCGGCGGCCCCGGGCCGGACCAGTTCGCCGAACTGGCCGCGCTGCTGCCGGACTACACGGTGATCGAGGCGATCGCGGTGGACCTGCCGCCCGCCGCCGGCGGCACCGCGCGGCGCCAGTTCGGCAACGCGATCGCGACCCGGCTGCCGGTCGGGCGCGTGCTGCGCCATACGCTGCCGTGGCCGGCCGAAGCCGGCACGCCGTCGATGCCGCGCAACGCGCTCGAGGTCAACCTGTCCGGCGCGGGCGGGCCGCTGCGGATCGTCACGACGCATCTGGAGTTCTACTCGGCCGCGCAGCGCCTCGCGCAGGTGGACGCGCTGCGCGCGCAGCATCGCGAGGCGGCCGGCCACGCGCGCCGCCCGGCGCCGGCGGAAACGCCGGACGAGCCGTTCGCGGAGCCGGCGCGCGCGCTCGACGCGATCGCCTGCGGCGACTTCAACAGCGCGTATCGCGACGACGCCTACCGGCGGATCACGGCCCCGATCGCCGACGCGCCCGCCTTCGTCGATGCCTGGACGCATGCGCATCCGGGCGCGACGCCGCCGCCCACGGCGGGTGTCTACGACACGGTGCAATGGAAGGACGGCGCGATGACCTGCGATTTCGTGTTCGTGACCGACACGCTCGCGGAGCGGATCGTGCGCTGCGAGATCGACGGCGCGACGCGCGCCTCCGATCACCAGCCGATCCTGCTCGAGCTGCGCGACTGACCGGGTCGCCCCAGCGCGGTCGAAACGTGGCCGAAGCGTGAGCAAATGCGCGAGCCGGGCGGCCCAACTACGCGCGCCTCATGCCTGCTTCGGAAACGCCGCCAGGTACTCGGCCCAGTGCGGCGCCGGTTCGGCCGCGAGCGCTTCCTTCACGAGCCGTATCTCGTCCGCGTACTCGGGCGGCGTGAGCCCGCCGCGCATCATCTGGAAGCGGCAGTACAGCAGGTAGGTGTTGACGACGTCGGTCTCGCAGTAATGGCGGATGTCGTCGATCTGGCCGTCGCGATAGGCCGCCCAGACCTGGCCGCCGTCCATCCCGAGCTTGCCCGGAAAGCCGCACAGCTTGGCCAGCGCGTCGAGTGGCGCGCTCGCGCGCGGCTGGTACAGCGCGAGCAGGTCCATCAGGTCGGTATGCCGACTGTGATAGCGCGACAGGTAGTTGTTCCACTTGAACTCGCGGTCGTCCTCGCCCATGTCCCAGTAGCGCGGCGCCGGGATGCCATGCACCAGCGCGCGGTAGTGGAGCACCGGCAGGTCGAAGCCGCCGCCGTTCCACGAGACGAGCTGCGGCGTGTATTTCTCGATGGTGCGGTAGAACGACTGAATCAGCGCGGCCTCGCCGTCCTGCGCGGTGCCGAGCGAGCGCACGCGGAACCCGCTCTTGTCGCGGAACACGCAGGAAATCGCGGCCACGCGCTGCAG
The genomic region above belongs to Burkholderia plantarii and contains:
- the rlmN gene encoding 23S rRNA (adenine(2503)-C(2))-methyltransferase RlmN codes for the protein MTSDTTVNLLDFDAEGLVAYCGSLGEKPFRAKQLQRWIHQYNAADFDGMTDLAKSLREKLKGRAVIGMPEIASDHVSSDGTRKWLIDVGNGNAVETVFIPEEARGTLCVSSQAGCAVNCRFCSTGKQGFSRNLSTAEIIGQLRMAEFALRESLGRAPGPNGKAERVVTNVVMMGMGEPLLNYSAVVPAMRLMLDDNAYGLSRRRVTLSTSGVVPMMDRLGAELPVALAVSLHAPNDTLRDMLVPLNKKYPLRELMAACQRYLTVAPRDFITFEYCMLDGVNDTDEHARELLAVTRDVPCKFNLIPFNPFPESGLLRSKNERIKQFSQILIEAGVVTTVRKTRGDDIDAACGQLAGAVKDRTRLQQRTGSGKIIEVRAV
- a CDS encoding Bax inhibitor-1/YccA family protein, producing MNDYPYNFGRGGTLTAETRNRVLRNTYWLLALSMIPTVLGAWVGVATGFSLFAATSPMMSLLAFFAIAFGFMFAIERTKNSSAGVFVLLGFTFFMGLMLSRLLSFILGFSNGPSLIMLAFGGTGVIFAAMATIATVSKRDFSGLGKWLFVGVIVLLLAMVANMFLHLPALMLTVSVLAIVIFSAYMLFDVQRVVNGGETNYITATLAIYLDLYNVFTNLLALLGIFGGNRN
- a CDS encoding 3'-5' exonuclease encodes the protein MTPILVFDIETIPDVDGIRRLEDLPSDLSDAEVAEHAFEARREKTGGDFLPHHLQRVAAISCVFRDKSGFRVRSLGTAQDGEAALIQSFYRTIEKYTPQLVSWNGGGFDLPVLHYRALVHGIPAPRYWDMGEDDREFKWNNYLSRYHSRHTDLMDLLALYQPRASAPLDALAKLCGFPGKLGMDGGQVWAAYRDGQIDDIRHYCETDVVNTYLLYCRFQMMRGGLTPPEYADEIRLVKEALAAEPAPHWAEYLAAFPKQA
- the rlmD gene encoding 23S rRNA (uracil(1939)-C(5))-methyltransferase RlmD produces the protein MSEAVPTPARKSRNAPVAHVSAPIEIESLDMDARGVGRLVNEDGESGKVIFVEGALPGERVTYSSYRRKPSYEQATVVDILRPSVMRAQPKCEFFGTCGGCSMQHLDVRAQVAIKQRVLEDNLWHLSKLRAETMFSPIHGPAWGYRYRARLTVRNVAKKGGVLVGFHEKKSSYVADMTSCEVLPPHVSAMLVPLRGLVEGLSIRDRMPQIELAVGASVTALVLRVLEPINAADEALLRAFADAHQVQFWLQPKGPDSVFPFYPLDQSLDYTLPEFNIRMPFKPTDFTQVNHQINRVLVGRALRLLAPQRGDRVLDLFCGIGNFTLPLARLSREVVGIEGSEALTTRALENAKENGVDAHTSFACRNLFEVTADDLRALGAFDRFLVDPPREGALAVSKALAEIAQSGDGPLPKRIVYVSCNPATLARDAGLLVHEAGYRLRGAGVVNMFPNTSHVESIAVFERV
- a CDS encoding endonuclease/exonuclease/phosphatase family protein; translated protein: MRLIDWNIQWGRDASGRVDLSRTVAEARALADFDVFCVQELTRGFEALPGGPGPDQFAELAALLPDYTVIEAIAVDLPPAAGGTARRQFGNAIATRLPVGRVLRHTLPWPAEAGTPSMPRNALEVNLSGAGGPLRIVTTHLEFYSAAQRLAQVDALRAQHREAAGHARRPAPAETPDEPFAEPARALDAIACGDFNSAYRDDAYRRITAPIADAPAFVDAWTHAHPGATPPPTAGVYDTVQWKDGAMTCDFVFVTDTLAERIVRCEIDGATRASDHQPILLELRD
- a CDS encoding helix-turn-helix domain-containing protein — translated: MSEPQPPRGAETNAEQKPASAGLESLVAVGARLAQLREAKGWSVADVSARLKVAAPKLRALETGDISQMPGSTFAVGVVRSYAKMLGVDPEPFAQALRREKGVHEVDLSMPASSGTDLPRGRVSIPLGAPTHRRSWLWGVLAVVVAVIAVAMWHSGGDSANWLAKFKSNAGMAGSASQPASSADSAAASDSAAIAVGGSTVTGNVASDAATSEVGAAPAAAAAPAQPASVVPTAPAAPASVTAPAAASSADGASVVAAAGQSVLGITVKSDCWVSVRDKSGKELVSALVKAGETRQITGETPLRVTIGNRAGLDSVTFDGKTVDPAKYSAGRGNVARFALP
- the hisS gene encoding histidine--tRNA ligase; translation: MTETKRKLEKLTGVKGMNDILPQDAALWEFFEATAKSLLRAYGYQNIRTPIVEHTQLFTRGIGEVTDIVEKEMYSFTDSLNGENLTMRPENTAAVVRASIEHNLLYDGPKRLWYIGPMFRHERPQRGRYRQFHQVGVEALGFAGPDTDAEIIMMCQRLWDDLGLTGIKLEINSLGLAEERAAHRVELIKYLEQFADQLDEDAKRRLYTNPLRVLDTKNPALQEIAQNAPKLIDFLGETSRAHFEGLQRLLKANNVPFTINPRLVRGLDYYNLTVFEWVTDKLGAQGTVAAGGRYDPLIEQLGGKPTAACGWAMGIERILELLKEEQLVPEQDGVDVYIVHQGDAAREQAFIIGERLRDTGLDVIFHCSADGATASFKSQMKRADASGAAYAVILGEDEVTNGTVGVKALRGAGADGEKSEQQTVTVENLTEFLINAMVASAEDGDD
- the ispG gene encoding flavodoxin-dependent (E)-4-hydroxy-3-methylbut-2-enyl-diphosphate synthase encodes the protein MQSEAQSPRSSQICSTEPVFGGSLPRRRSHAVDVRWGGNLVTIGGDAPVRVQSMTNTDTADAIGTAIQIKDLANAGSELVRITVNTPEAAAAVPAIREQLDRMGVAVPLVGDFHYNGHLLLRDYPACAESLSKYRINPGNVGQGAKRDTQFAQMIELAAKYDKPVRIGVNWGSLDQDLLARMMDENAARSTPWEAQSVMYEALIQSAIGSAERAVEVGLGRDRIILSCKVSGVQDLIAVYRELARRCGFALHLGLTEAGMGSKGIVASTAALGVLLQEGIGDTIRISLTPEPGAPRTGEVVVGQEILQTMGLRSFAPMVIACPGCGRTTSTLFQELAMQIQTYLREQMPQWRKTYPGVEKMNVAVMGCIVNGPGESKHANIGISLPGSGENPAAPVFIDGEKVRTLRGERIAEEFQQIVSDYVARNYGQATAEQ
- the ndk gene encoding nucleoside-diphosphate kinase, encoding MAIERTLSIIKPDAVAKNVIGQIYSRFEGAGLKVVAARMAHLSRGEAEQFYAVHAARPFFKDLVDFMISGPVMIQVLEGENAILKNRDLMGATDPKKAEAGTIRADFADSIDANAVHGSDAPETAAVEIGFFFAGLNVYSR